The DNA region TGTTAAATTGTACATCCACACTTACAGGCAGTATACATAGAGCCGGAATAAACGTCAGGAACCGGAATGGTTGCAGAAGGAAAACCCGTTCTATGATGTATTGAAATATCCATCCCAACAAGAGAAAAATGGAAACGTAGATGAATATTCCGATCAGCGGGTAATAAAAAAACTGCGTGAGAAATAAACCACAATAGTTGATCCATCCTCCAGGGTGTGATATATGTTGCAAGAAATATGTCCAGGTGTATTGAAACATCTGTGATTGTTCATAATACACCAGTGTCAGATAAGGATTCAACAACGAATACCAACAAACGACAAAGACTGATAATAACAGATACAATGCGATGGAAACCTTATGAGATAACAGCTTTCTCAAAAACTATATTTAATGTTATGGTTGTTTTAAGACATCACTTGATACACAAAAATAGATAAAAAATAATAATAATTTATCATTGTGAAAAAAAGCAGGTCTTTTGACCTGCTTTTTTTATCATTTTTGAGCGGTAAGCGCTTTTTTACAATAATCGACACATTTAGCCACTTCTTTTACGGCATCGGAACCCGGAGGAATGTTATATTCGAGTTCTATGTCAAAAGTAATCGGCCATTTTTTCTTCTGAATTAACTGAAGTATTTCGACAACAGGCGTATCTCCTTTTCCGAATTCTTTGTTTTTATCCGGATCAGAAGCTTTTGGCCCCGTTTTATCCTTTAGGTGAATACTTGCAATACGGTCATGAAGCCTCTCTATCAAATCATTGGGATGATTACCGGTAGCTCCGTAATAATGACCTACATCCAGGTTCAGCATTACCTTCTTTCCACAGTCAAGTACACGATCAAAACTGAAATCAGGATTACCCGGCTGACCATGATTATGCATGATCACATACAACTTATGTTTCTCTGCGAAAGGAGCCAGCCGCTTTGCCGCTGATTCCGAGATCTCTGTTGTAATACCTCTTGCACCAAGTGTTTTGCACACTTTAAATGCGTAATCTATCTCTTCATCAGACCAATTAGGGGCACCAAGCTTCAGTATATCTATTTTTACACCTTTTTGCTTGAACATTTTTTTGATCTCCTTGAATTTGTCCATGGAAACGGATAAACGCCAGTTACGGATTTCATTGGCATCTTTTGTTTTAGGCATACCGGCATATTGCTCTACCGGTCCACCCATCAGTTCTACGGAACTTAATCCGGATTGAATGGCATAATCCAGGACAGCCTGTAAAGATTGGTCGGGCATACTTCTGTAACTATAAGTAATTGCACCGATCTGAACCCCTCCGAACTTTGAATTAGGTTTCCCTGAAGCCATCAAAGACACCTGAGTGGTGAAAACGATGGACAGGATCATTATTGACTTGATCAATGTATTCATTTTATAATTTGTAAGGATTCCGGTATTGATAATTGTAAAGCCTGTGATTGGCCGCTTCCTTATCATCTCCGAAACTGAGGGTTGCCGGATCCCACTTAACCGGACGTTGCAATTCCACAGCAATATTGGCGATGCAGCACAGGGTATTGGTACTGCAGCCTACTTCTACCGGAGCAATCGGGTTTTTCCTGGAACGAACTGCGTCTATAAAATTCTGCATATGCGGAGAACTTACTTCATATTGTCCTTGTTCGACTTTCTGTTCTTCTTTTTTCAATAATTTCGGATTAGAGCATTCGATATATCCGCGAGCTACCCTTAACCAGCCTTTGGTGCCATTGAAACAAATTCCCTGACCACCTTCCTTACGGAAATCCTGTTCAGTCATCACGATCCCATTCTGGTATTTCATAGTGAGATATTTCGTCCCGTTATAGCCTTTAGGTATATATTCACACGGACCTGAACCATCCATACCAATTGCAGCCTGTGATATATCAAACATATGGGCTCCCCAGTCAGCTGTAAAGCCGTTACCGGTTTCCCTGTACCAACGCCAGGCGCCCCATAATTTTTCATTTTGTTCCGGCTCTAAAGACACCGGAGGACATAAATCCGAGTTATAATGAATGTTTGAATCATTCAATGGCCCCAACCATTGGTTCCAATTCAGGTTACCCGGTATTGGTTGTTCCGGTAGATTATATGTCTTGGGAGGATCTCCTACCTTTGCATAGATGGTTTCGATATGTCCGATCCCTCCGCTACGAACCACGGAGATAGCTTGCTGGAATTCCTTGCCGGATCGTTGTTGGCTGCCTACCTGTAATACCCGGTTGTTTTCCCGGACGGCTTTTACCATTTTCAATCCTTCCAGAACCGTAAAGGCCAAAGGTTTTTGTACGAAAACGTCTTTTCCAGCACGGCATGCATCAATGGTCATTAATGCATGCCAATGGTCAGGAGAAGCTATAGACACAGCATCAATGTCTTTCCTGTCCAAAAGGTCTTCATAAAATTCATATTTATCACATCTTGGTGCAATATTCTGATTTTTTTGCCATGCTTCGACCCTTCTTTTGAAGCGTTCCTGCTTGATGGTATCAACATCGCAACCCGCAACGACCTGTACTCCGGGGCATTTTGAAAAACTATTAAAGTCAGAGATTCCCTGTTGGCCGAGCCCTATAAAACCAAGTACGACTCTGTCACTGGGTGCAATTTTCATTCCCTGTGCTGTAACCCAAGTCGGCAGTATGGTTAAACCGGCCAGTCCTAATGCTGAATAACCCAAGAAACGACGCCTGCTCAATGCTGCTTTTTCCCTATTCATTATTACAAAGTATATTAAGATTAATAATTAAATGATAATAAACAAATCTAGTTTTTTCTTTCTTTACAGCCAAATATTTTATCATAAATTAGAATAAAAAAATTGAACCGATAAATTAACAGGAAGAAGATTTCAGGAATATGATCGATTAAAAGTTTGAATCGAAAAATCAGGTTATGTAAATTATATGCGATGAATGAATATTTTTCATGGAATATGATATCTCATTTGTATTTATCCGTTTTTTTCATAATATTGCATATTAGTTATTTTTTATTCAGGTTTTTGAAGTTCCGAAAAACGAATTAATTATCATAAAACACAGAAATAATCATGATTAAACCAGTGAATGTTTTTTTTATCACAGCACTTATTGTTCTGTTTATTGCATCTCATCCCGACAGGTTGAATGCTTGTACACGAGTTGTCTATCAGGGACCTAATGACTTGATTATTACAGCCCGTTCGATGGACTGGAAAGAAGACTGTAAGAGTAATATATGGATATTTCCACGTGGAATGGAAAGGAGTGGGGAAGTAGGCAAAAATCCGTTCCGTTGGGTTTCCAAATACGGTAGTGTTGTCACTTCTGCCTATGAAATAAGCAGTACAGATGGAATGAATGAGAAAGGATTAGTGGCTAATCTTCTTTGGTTAGCGGAATCAGAATATCCCCAATGGGATAATAAAAAGCCAGGTTTATCGATCGCAGTCTGGGTTCAATATATGTTGGATAACTTTTCCACTGTTGCTGAAGCAGTAGTTGATATGGAGAAGGGTAAATTTGATGTGGTATCTGATATGATGCCGGATGGTTCGCGTATGGCGACACTTCACCTCTCAATATCAGATGCTACAGGTGATAATGCCATTTTCGAATACATCAATGGAAAACTGAATATCCATCATAGCCGTTCTTATCAGGTAATGACCAATTCACCTGTATTTGAACAACAGTTGGCGCTTGATAATTACTGGCGTAATATTGGAGGGGTAACTTTTCTTCCGGGGACAAACCGTGCTGCTGACCGTTTTGTAAGGGCTTCATTCTATATAAATGCTATACCTAAAGTGGAAGACACCCGTACAGCCATCGCAAGTGTTTTCAGTGTGATACGCAATACATCAGTTCCGTTTGGGATCAGTACTCCCAATGAACCGAATATTTCTTCAACCCGTTGGAGGACTGTTTCCGATCAAAAAAATAAAGTTTACTACTTTGAATCAGCTCTTTATCCGAATGTATTTTGGGTAAACCTGCATGATGTCGATTTTTCTGAAAAATCATCTGTCAGGAAATTAGATCTTGTATCAGGTAAAACTTATGCAGGCAATACTGTAGATAATTTTGTCAAATCCAAGCCATTTCAATTTCTTGGTGTAGAATAAAGAGGTATTATCTATTTGCATATATGGCATTTTTTTGCTAAATTGCAGTTTTAGCAGGTATCCTTCGTAACATGGTCGGATCATTTGCACTGATTTTATTAATAGTATATATTAATATCCAGAAACCTATTGTATAATAATTATTTAATATATAAGATCATGAACACAACAAAAATTGCAGAATCACTAGGGAAAATGTTTTCATTCAATAATAGTTTGAAACTTTATCATTGGCATATAACGGGAAAAGGAAGTTACGCACAACATATTGCTTTAGATCAGGCTATTGATGATTTGTCAGATGTGTTGGACCGCATAGTTGAAACCTCCTATGCCATGTATGGGGATTTACCTATTGTTATTCCGGAAACAAAGGTGCCGGGAGATATTGTAAAACACGCTACAGACTTTTTTATTTATGTTGGCGAACAACGGGATTTATATCCTGAAGCTTTTACTCAGGCCATTATAGATGATTATCAGGAAGCCATACAGCAATTACTGTATCGGTTGAAAAGATTACAATAATGTTAACAAAAAAGCCGGAATGTTGATTCCGGTTTTTTTTGTTATTTTATATGTGTGTCTATCCATTTGAACATTACATCATAAACATGATCCCTTACTTCCTTTTGAGACAGGATAAGGTCATGTAATCCACCCCTGATGGGGGTAACTTCCACATCTCCTTTTATGTTACCGGATATTTGTTTTATATCTTTTACATTAAGTATGGCATCTCTTGTTTGTAGTTGTTCTTTATCCTTCATATTTGTTACTGATTTCTCAGAATGCATTACCAACACCGGTTGTTGGATATGAAACGGCCTTTTCAGTTCCTCTTGCGCCTGATAAATAGCCCTGATCCATCCCAGGTTGATCTTTGGAGCAATATTCGGTTTCCATTTCAGATCATAATTCCATTCTCCCTGATAGGCTTTATTCAAGTATTTTCCATATTCTTCGGTAAATCCACCTGAAATCTTTACTTTGGGAAAATGCTTGCCAATAGAAGCAACCAGTGGGATCAGTTTTTTGACTATCCAACTTTTATTGAATTCGAAAAAAGGACTGTTCAGGATCACTCCATCAAAAAGTTTCGCTTCGGAATGATCTTTTGCATAGACCGAGATAATCAGTCCACCTGTAGAATGTCCGAATAAGATCACCTGCTTGTTTCCTTCTTCATGGATGATTTGCAAAGCTTTGGTGATTTCCTCGAAGTAGTCTTTTATATTTCTGATATCATTAAATTTCTGATGGGGGAGATATGAGCGGCCATACCTCCTCAGGTCAAGTGCATAAAAGTTAAAATGATGATCATTGAATTGATGAGCCATTTCTTTTTGAAAAAAATAATCATTGAATCCATGGATATATAATACAGCCTTTTCGGATGTAATAGCTGACAAACGACGGACAAGCGTACTGATCACATGTTTTTCATAATCATCCTTTAATTGTATCGTATGTTGCTCAAAACCGTCCTTTAAAATATCTTCTTTATATTGAATATCGGATAACATTTTATGAAGTTGTTGGTTACTGTTGTATAAAGTATTATAAAATATTGGCTTCGGAAAATCCCGGTTTATTATCTTAGTAAATATACGAAAAGTAATTGGATGGCAATATTTTTGCGGCCATCAAATTATGCTACTACTTTTCAATCATTTCCAACAGTTCAAAACCGAGTTCCTGGATCTTTCCCGAGTTTGGATTGAACGCTGAAATGTTGGAGAGAATGATTATTCCTTTTTTATTCTTGATATCCAGGGATATTGATGATGAATAACCCCCTGTTCCTCCATTATGCCAGTATATTTCTTCACTATATCCGGTTTTCAGGATATGCCAGCCTAACCCGATTTTCATATTTTCGTTAACATTGAAGGTGGGGATTTTTGTCAGCGTTAATTCTTTGTTGGCATCGTCAAATGCTGCAAGAGCAAATTTAGATAAATCATTTACTGTAGATAAGATGCCTCCTGCCCCGAATAATACATCAAAGTCCCAGTTTGGAACAACCTTTCCTTCTTCATTCAGGCCTTGTACAAGCCGATCATTTAAGTGATGGCTGGTAAAATAAGTATTAGGCATTCCATATTTTTCTAATACCCTATTTTGTAATAAATTTTGGAAAGTTGTATTTTGCGATAAGCCTAAAGTATAACCCAATAAACCCACTCCTAAGTTTGAATAAGAATACTTCTCATTAATTGGATTTTCTAACAGGATATCATTTTTTAAATATTCTTCCAATTCTTTTGCACCATAAGCTTTATAAGGATTGGATTGGTCTGATAAATCTAAATTTGAAGGTAATCTTGGAAGCCCGGAGGTATGATTGGCCAGGCTTTTGAATGTTATTTGCACATTATCTTTAAATGGAATGCTATAAAAGCGATGAATGTTTTCATCCAAACTTATTTTTCCTTCAACAACCAGAGATGCCAGAACTGTTGATGTCAAGACCTTTGTGATAGAGCCTATTTCAAAAACTTTATCTTTGTTGTTGGTATGCTTCAAGCTGTCATTTTCTTTTATGATGCCATAGAATTTTATATCATGATGGTCAAGGACAGCAATAGATATTTGTGTATGATTGGGGAAAATTTCGCTTTGTTTATAAATTATTTCAGAGATATCTTTTGGAAAAGCCGTTAAAGCGTTGATCGTCTGTCTTGTTCCTTTTTCATAAGCTTTGATGAATAAACCATTGATTTTATTTTGATTGTCTATAGAAATAAGAACTGAAAACAGGGCATTTTGAAATGAGGTTTTGTAATGGGCAAATGTGCCTTGTTGAAAGTCTACAAATTCCTTGTTTTTAATGTTACCTGCCTGGTTTTTCAAATTCTGTAAGAATTCGTTTGTTTGTTGAAGTGGTAACGATTGTTGCATTTCCGGTGAAAAGGAATTGAATATCACTTCAAAATTTCCGGAATTATAATTTTTTTCAAAGGCTTCTATTGCTTTCTGGTAATTTTCGGATTGGGCAAATGCAAAATTGGCCGTTAAAAAGAATAATAATAAACATATTATTTTTTTCATATGCTATAAACAGGTAAATAACTTACATTAAAGCATAAAAATACAAACTTCTATGGAAAAACAATATGATACTTTTAAGATATTTCATTTCATTCAGACAATTTTTATTGTTTTCATACATAGTGATTTACGTCTAATAAGTGCTATTTTCATGATTGTAGTTATCCGGACTTTCTTGTTAGTTGATTATCTGTGTATGGTACTGTATTCAATTTTTTCGTAGATATTTGCTATATGCTTCGTAAGTACAGTGTTAATTTGAATTTATTTGACATCAATAAGTATCATATCTTCTTTAAAGGAATACTTAATGGGTACCGTTAAAGCAAGTCCTTGCAGCAGAGATTCCACTTTTTCTTTTAGATCAAGTTTTCCGGAGCATTTCATACTTGCAACTGTTTCATGACATTGTATGGGTATGCCATAGTAACGGGATAGGCGTGTCGTTATAACATCCAGTCTTTCACTGTCAAAAATGTACAATCCTTCCCTCCAGGATATATGTTTGTAAATATCATCTTCATGATTTATGCTCTCGGTTCCGTTCTTGTATGCATACACATCATTGGCTTTCAAAAAATGATCACGGTTGGAAGAGGAAACATTCACAGCTCCGGAAACAATCACAACTGTAATTTCTTCATTTCCATGTGTTGAAACATTAAATTCCGTACCCAACACCTTAATGTCCAGTTTGGAAGTTCTGACAACGAATGGCCGGTGTATATCCCGGGCAACATCCAAAAGAACTTCTCCTTCTACATATATTTCTCTTCTGTCGTTTTGAAAAACGGATGGGTAAATCAAACGTGTACCGGCATTGACCCATATCTTTGAACTGTCGGATAAAGTTAATACAGATCTCTTGCCATTAGGCACAATCAACTGATTATAGGAAGAAAGGTTGGCTTCACTGATTTTTTGATCGCTAATAGTGATACCGTCCGGATTATAATTTATTTCTGCTACATTTTCTTCAAGGATGACTGTTTTTTCATCAGATAAAACCAACCTGATATCATTCGGCTTCTCATCTTTTTCTGTAATATTCTTGGCAAAAGAAAGAATATCATCCTGAGGTAGCGGGTCTGTTGGATTCCAGAATAAGAAGAAAAGAATCACACATGCAGCCATACTTACAGCTATGGCTATATAATGATAAATAGTTTTTTTTGTTGAAAATGTGTTTTTTGAGATATTATTCCATAAATCAGTAACCTCATTTCTTTCTGGAATTTTTTGTGAATTATTTAGGCTTAATATAAACTCCTTTGCTAATAAATAATCTTCAAAATTGGGATAACTTTTAGATTCAAAAGAATTCCAGAAAATTTGAGAATCTTCATTAGGGTGAAGAATTGATGCTATAAAATATTCATTTTGAATAAAATCATCAAAACTGAATGTTGAAAACTGGTCAATATTTTCTTTTCCAGACATATACTATGCGCATTGTTTATTTAAAACACTTATGTAATCAAAATATACTCAATGGTGTATTATTTTTTTTGAGATGAACCATGAGATCGCTCCTTACCATATATTTTTTTAATTTTTTGAATGGAACGCTGCAAAATATTTGATACCGACTGACTATTCATATCCATGATTTGGGCAATTTCTTTATGTTCTTTATTTTCTATGAACTTATAATACATGGCCTCCCTTTGTCTGTCAGACAATGATGCTAATATGATATCTGCTTTTGCTTTTCGCAATTCAATGATCTCGCCTTCAATATAAATTTCTTCCGTTGATGACTCATGTATCAGAGATTCGTAATTGCCTATCTCGAGTTGTACTTTCTCATCCCTGAAGTGATTCAATAAAGAATTTTTTAAGGATACAAACAAATAAAACCTGATATGATCAGTGATTTTTAACTTATGCCTGTTGTCGTGTATTTTTATGAAAACATCCTGGATACAATCCTTAATAACCTCTTTATTGGAGGTATATCTTAATCCGTAAATAAAAAGAGACTGAACATATCTGTTATAAATATATTCATAGGCTTTTTTATCATTCCTTCTGATAAAAGCATCCCACATTAATGTTTCAGAGGGTTCAATATTCCCTTTTTTTTCCATCTATATAGAATTGTTTTTAATGGCCAGATGAAATGTTCAATTTATTCTCCTGATATTTCGCTATATTCACGTACATTTCATGTGAATAATAAAAACAGGGTAAAATTAAAGATATTTATCAATAATCGGCGTTTCTTCTTAAAAATTAAGATATATCTGAAGTGTATATGTGGAAGGTATAGGGTATTTTCGTCCGTTATATTGTGCCTGTTCAGGGTCCCACAAATCGACTTTATCCCACACATATACATTATTAGCGACAAATTGAAGGTCGATAGATTTTATCCCTATTTTGTTCAATGTGGAATGGTTTAGGTTGTAATTAAGGGTTATTTCCTGTAACCTGAAGTAACGTGCATCACCTTTCCAGAAATCAGATAACTGTGCATTATTGTTATTATACCCATATTGTAAACGTGGAAACCGTGCATCAGGATTTTCTGCCAAAGCAGGGTCTATACCATTTTCCATAGCATATTTCAAAGGTATCCATCTGTTTTTAGGATCACCTGCAATAGATAAAACATTACCATATTGCCCTTCATAAAAAGGAATATATCCCATCCCATTTGTGGCATCTCCCTGACCGTATCCGACATAATAAAAATCAGTCTTCCCGGTTCCCTTGAACATGATTCCCAATGTTATATTTTTATACCTGAATTCTCCTCCTATTCCATACATTAACCTGGGAAAAGTGTTGTATGACAGAGGAACCTTGTCTTCCTCATTTATTTTACCGTCTCCATTTACGTCCTTATATTTGATATCGCCTGGCAAAACCGTACCAAAGTCCTGTGCCGGACTATATTTGATATCGTCTTCATCTTTGAACAAACCTAACGTCTGGTAACCCCGGGCGGAATAAACTGGATAACCCGAATATTCCAGGTAAGGATATTTTTGATAGGCTTGTTCCCAGTTTTGAACTATATTTCTGGAATAAGTGAAGTTACCCCGGATCGCAAAAGATATATTTTTTGTGATCTTTTTTACAAAAGCAGCATTTCCATCTGCACCATAACTTCTCATTTTACCAACATTCGCATAAGGAAGTGTGACCACTCCTACATAGTCGGGAATCTGAACTCTTTGCTGGAAGATACCATTCCGTTGGTCATTAAAAAGGTCTATGACAAATGAGAATTGTTCCTTAAACAAGCGACCTTCAAAACCAATATCGGTTTTTATTGCTTTTTCCCATTCCAGATTGTCGGCCCCCATTACTGACTCAATCACTATTTCTGTGTCGGTCGCACTGCCCCATATATCCCCGGTACCTATACCTACTTTGGTTTGATAGGGGAATTTTACAGAAGTTATCCTGTCATTTCCAACTAAGCCGCAAGAAGCTCTTATCTTAAAAAAGTTTAACCAGGGAAGTCGCTTTTTAATGATATCGTAATTTGTCGGTACCCATCCAGCAGCAATTGAAGGGAAAAAACCATATTGTCTGCCGGGTTTAAAATTTTCCGATCCGGTATATCCAAAGTTCACATCAACCATATAGGTATCTTTATACCCATATGTAATTCTTCCTGAAACACCCTGGTATCGTATCGGTATTGCATCAACGCTGCTTACAGCCTGATCTGTACTTTTTTGATCACTGATATAATAATAGATCAATCCTGTCATACGGTGCTTTTGAAGGATTATTTTCTCATAACTGAGGTTACTTTCCAAATGGTATCGCCTGTATTGTTCCGTAGCCTTGGAATAGTCAGCAGGCCTTTCATCAACAGTCTGTTTGGTGATAAGTACCCCTTCATGTGTACGGCCTTGGGCTATATATAAAGCCGGTTGAATGAACCGTCTTTCAGTGAAATAACTGTTTAAATCATAAGCGCCCTGTATTTTCATTTTTAAGCCGTCAATGAGATATGAAAAATCCTGATTGATCGCTAAGGTTGCTTTTCCCTTATATATCTGGCGGGATGTCTTTCCCGTATGATTGATCATTACATATGGGGATAGCAGGTCATCTTCCCCTGCGGCCGGAAGTTGCCCGTTGGAATATACTATAGGTAGGAGTAATGGATTTATCTGTGATTGTGCATGCCAGATATAATCTGTATTGGCTATTCCCGGTTCATTTCGTAAAGACAAAAAGCCGTCGGTACCAAAATAAATATTGGTCGTTTTGGTCAGAGACAAATCAAGGTTTCCCCGGTATCGATAAGTATTGTATCCGACATTTGAACTGTATATACTTTTTTTATCGTATTTATAGGCTGCAGACTGTTGATTCAAACCCATACTCCAGAAATACCTGGCTACCTCATTTCCACCTCTTACGCTTAAATAATGGCTATGTGAAAAGGAGTTTTTATTGATGATTTCTTTTTGCCAGTTTATATTCGGATATAAATCCTGGTCCAGATGATCTTTAATCAGGGATAATTCGATATTATTGTATAAAGGTCTTCCGTTCCGTACAGATAACGCTTCGTTCACCATTTTTGCATAATCATATCCACCAAGATATTCGGGCATTTTGGAAAGATGCGATAAAGTAACATTTGATCTGGCCGTAAACTGGGCTTTTCCGGTAAATCCCTTTTTTGTTGATATCAAAATGACGCCGTTTGCTCC from Bacteroidales bacterium includes:
- a CDS encoding serine hydrolase, whose protein sequence is MKKIICLLLFFLTANFAFAQSENYQKAIEAFEKNYNSGNFEVIFNSFSPEMQQSLPLQQTNEFLQNLKNQAGNIKNKEFVDFQQGTFAHYKTSFQNALFSVLISIDNQNKINGLFIKAYEKGTRQTINALTAFPKDISEIIYKQSEIFPNHTQISIAVLDHHDIKFYGIIKENDSLKHTNNKDKVFEIGSITKVLTSTVLASLVVEGKISLDENIHRFYSIPFKDNVQITFKSLANHTSGLPRLPSNLDLSDQSNPYKAYGAKELEEYLKNDILLENPINEKYSYSNLGVGLLGYTLGLSQNTTFQNLLQNRVLEKYGMPNTYFTSHHLNDRLVQGLNEEGKVVPNWDFDVLFGAGGILSTVNDLSKFALAAFDDANKELTLTKIPTFNVNENMKIGLGWHILKTGYSEEIYWHNGGTGGYSSSISLDIKNKKGIIILSNISAFNPNSGKIQELGFELLEMIEK
- a CDS encoding sigma-70 family RNA polymerase sigma factor translates to MEKKGNIEPSETLMWDAFIRRNDKKAYEYIYNRYVQSLFIYGLRYTSNKEVIKDCIQDVFIKIHDNRHKLKITDHIRFYLFVSLKNSLLNHFRDEKVQLEIGNYESLIHESSTEEIYIEGEIIELRKAKADIILASLSDRQREAMYYKFIENKEHKEIAQIMDMNSQSVSNILQRSIQKIKKIYGKERSHGSSQKK
- a CDS encoding sugar phosphate isomerase/epimerase — protein: MNTLIKSIMILSIVFTTQVSLMASGKPNSKFGGVQIGAITYSYRSMPDQSLQAVLDYAIQSGLSSVELMGGPVEQYAGMPKTKDANEIRNWRLSVSMDKFKEIKKMFKQKGVKIDILKLGAPNWSDEEIDYAFKVCKTLGARGITTEISESAAKRLAPFAEKHKLYVIMHNHGQPGNPDFSFDRVLDCGKKVMLNLDVGHYYGATGNHPNDLIERLHDRIASIHLKDKTGPKASDPDKNKEFGKGDTPVVEILQLIQKKKWPITFDIELEYNIPPGSDAVKEVAKCVDYCKKALTAQK
- a CDS encoding linear amide C-N hydrolase — translated: MIKPVNVFFITALIVLFIASHPDRLNACTRVVYQGPNDLIITARSMDWKEDCKSNIWIFPRGMERSGEVGKNPFRWVSKYGSVVTSAYEISSTDGMNEKGLVANLLWLAESEYPQWDNKKPGLSIAVWVQYMLDNFSTVAEAVVDMEKGKFDVVSDMMPDGSRMATLHLSISDATGDNAIFEYINGKLNIHHSRSYQVMTNSPVFEQQLALDNYWRNIGGVTFLPGTNRAADRFVRASFYINAIPKVEDTRTAIASVFSVIRNTSVPFGISTPNEPNISSTRWRTVSDQKNKVYYFESALYPNVFWVNLHDVDFSEKSSVRKLDLVSGKTYAGNTVDNFVKSKPFQFLGVE
- a CDS encoding FecR domain-containing protein, yielding MSGKENIDQFSTFSFDDFIQNEYFIASILHPNEDSQIFWNSFESKSYPNFEDYLLAKEFILSLNNSQKIPERNEVTDLWNNISKNTFSTKKTIYHYIAIAVSMAACVILFFLFWNPTDPLPQDDILSFAKNITEKDEKPNDIRLVLSDEKTVILEENVAEINYNPDGITISDQKISEANLSSYNQLIVPNGKRSVLTLSDSSKIWVNAGTRLIYPSVFQNDRREIYVEGEVLLDVARDIHRPFVVRTSKLDIKVLGTEFNVSTHGNEEITVVIVSGAVNVSSSNRDHFLKANDVYAYKNGTESINHEDDIYKHISWREGLYIFDSERLDVITTRLSRYYGIPIQCHETVASMKCSGKLDLKEKVESLLQGLALTVPIKYSFKEDMILIDVK
- a CDS encoding DUF5856 family protein; translated protein: MNTTKIAESLGKMFSFNNSLKLYHWHITGKGSYAQHIALDQAIDDLSDVLDRIVETSYAMYGDLPIVIPETKVPGDIVKHATDFFIYVGEQRDLYPEAFTQAIIDDYQEAIQQLLYRLKRLQ
- a CDS encoding alpha/beta hydrolase, whose translation is MLSDIQYKEDILKDGFEQHTIQLKDDYEKHVISTLVRRLSAITSEKAVLYIHGFNDYFFQKEMAHQFNDHHFNFYALDLRRYGRSYLPHQKFNDIRNIKDYFEEITKALQIIHEEGNKQVILFGHSTGGLIISVYAKDHSEAKLFDGVILNSPFFEFNKSWIVKKLIPLVASIGKHFPKVKISGGFTEEYGKYLNKAYQGEWNYDLKWKPNIAPKINLGWIRAIYQAQEELKRPFHIQQPVLVMHSEKSVTNMKDKEQLQTRDAILNVKDIKQISGNIKGDVEVTPIRGGLHDLILSQKEVRDHVYDVMFKWIDTHIK
- a CDS encoding TonB-dependent receptor, yielding MEDQPLRKVMAEIEKKSKYVFFYYDNHVDVNRKVNIHVTDQSISTVLDSLFVNTENNYVISNRQIFITKKEIPINQSFLIEGIILDENEVTLSGAVIYIKDKRNSGVITDYDGKFRINVSKGDILVASFVGFENAEFIITGKDKKIQIQLAENVQELNEVIVVGFGHQRKISSLAAVSTVDVKELQTPTTSISNLLGGKVPGIISLLTSGEPGQNISEFWIRGIGTFGASSGALVLIDGLEGDINSIDPADIEHFSVLKDASATAVYGVRGANGVILISTKKGFTGKAQFTARSNVTLSHLSKMPEYLGGYDYAKMVNEALSVRNGRPLYNNIELSLIKDHLDQDLYPNINWQKEIINKNSFSHSHYLSVRGGNEVARYFWSMGLNQQSAAYKYDKKSIYSSNVGYNTYRYRGNLDLSLTKTTNIYFGTDGFLSLRNEPGIANTDYIWHAQSQINPLLLPIVYSNGQLPAAGEDDLLSPYVMINHTGKTSRQIYKGKATLAINQDFSYLIDGLKMKIQGAYDLNSYFTERRFIQPALYIAQGRTHEGVLITKQTVDERPADYSKATEQYRRYHLESNLSYEKIILQKHRMTGLIYYYISDQKSTDQAVSSVDAIPIRYQGVSGRITYGYKDTYMVDVNFGYTGSENFKPGRQYGFFPSIAAGWVPTNYDIIKKRLPWLNFFKIRASCGLVGNDRITSVKFPYQTKVGIGTGDIWGSATDTEIVIESVMGADNLEWEKAIKTDIGFEGRLFKEQFSFVIDLFNDQRNGIFQQRVQIPDYVGVVTLPYANVGKMRSYGADGNAAFVKKITKNISFAIRGNFTYSRNIVQNWEQAYQKYPYLEYSGYPVYSARGYQTLGLFKDEDDIKYSPAQDFGTVLPGDIKYKDVNGDGKINEEDKVPLSYNTFPRLMYGIGGEFRYKNITLGIMFKGTGKTDFYYVGYGQGDATNGMGYIPFYEGQYGNVLSIAGDPKNRWIPLKYAMENGIDPALAENPDARFPRLQYGYNNNNAQLSDFWKGDARYFRLQEITLNYNLNHSTLNKIGIKSIDLQFVANNVYVWDKVDLWDPEQAQYNGRKYPIPSTYTLQIYLNF
- a CDS encoding Gfo/Idh/MocA family oxidoreductase; this encodes MNREKAALSRRRFLGYSALGLAGLTILPTWVTAQGMKIAPSDRVVLGFIGLGQQGISDFNSFSKCPGVQVVAGCDVDTIKQERFKRRVEAWQKNQNIAPRCDKYEFYEDLLDRKDIDAVSIASPDHWHALMTIDACRAGKDVFVQKPLAFTVLEGLKMVKAVRENNRVLQVGSQQRSGKEFQQAISVVRSGGIGHIETIYAKVGDPPKTYNLPEQPIPGNLNWNQWLGPLNDSNIHYNSDLCPPVSLEPEQNEKLWGAWRWYRETGNGFTADWGAHMFDISQAAIGMDGSGPCEYIPKGYNGTKYLTMKYQNGIVMTEQDFRKEGGQGICFNGTKGWLRVARGYIECSNPKLLKKEEQKVEQGQYEVSSPHMQNFIDAVRSRKNPIAPVEVGCSTNTLCCIANIAVELQRPVKWDPATLSFGDDKEAANHRLYNYQYRNPYKL